A portion of the Cryptomeria japonica chromosome 5, Sugi_1.0, whole genome shotgun sequence genome contains these proteins:
- the LOC131043287 gene encoding uncharacterized protein LOC131043287: MGISNRANEQRASIAVRIIDQPMKMGEYKASVAALVMLVCLGSNVGFGMVMVKANPTSCCSYCGVGHNTAFLGAGLVPHHLPPLSLHTTSLPLTTIHRPSPTTTTTTTIPAVYPQLHTFPYAYSSIPATNIPTLHPQFYPYAYSSIPATTIPTLHPKLYPYTYVSETITLSTFSTLSWLLSLMCERLLNANANYMCLFHIYSH, translated from the exons ATGGGCATTAGCAATCGAGCAAACGAGCAAAGAGCAAGCATCGCAGTGCGTATAATAGATCAGCCTATG aagatGGGAGAGTACAAAGCAAGTGTGGCAGCGTTGGTGATGTTGGTCTGTTTGGGAAGCAATGTGGGCTTTGGAATGGTGATGGTGAAGGCGAATCCAACATCATGCTGCAGCTATTGCGGCGTGGGGCATAATACTGCATTTCTCGGTGCTGGTCTAGTGCCACACCACTTACCACCTCTCTCACTGCACACCACCTCACTTCCACTCACCACAATCCATCGCCCCTCACCCACTACCACCACCACAACTACCATCCCTGCTGTTTACCCTCAACTCCATACTTTTCCATACGCTTATTCATCCATCCCTGCCACCAACATTCCCACGCTCCATCCTCAATTCTATCCATACGCTTATTCATCCATCCCTGCAACTACTATTCCCACGCTCCATCCTAAACTCTATCCATACACTTATGTAAGTGAGACAATCACTCTCTCCACCTTTTCTACTTTGTCTTGGCTTTTATCTCTTATGTGTGAAAGACTCTTAAATGCCAATGCTAACTATATGTGCCTATTTCATATCTATTCACACTGA
- the LOC131043286 gene encoding uncharacterized protein LOC131043286, which produces MGISNQANKQRASIAVRILDQRMKMGEYKTSVAALVMLVCLGSNVGFGMVMVKANPTSCCSYCGAVHNTAIMGAGLVSHHLPPFSLHTTSLPLTTIHHPSPTTTTTTTTTIPAVYPQLHTFPYAYSSIPATTIPTLHPQFYPYAYSSIPASAIPTLHPQLYPYTYVTSN; this is translated from the exons ATGGGCATTAGCAATCAAGCAAACAAGCAAAGAGCAAGCATCGCAGTGCGTATTTTAGATCAGCGTATG AAGATGGGTGAATACAAAACAAGCGTAGCAGCTTTGGTGATGTTGGTCTGTTTGGGAAGCAATGTGGGCTTTGGAATGGTGATGGTGAAGGCGAATCCAACATCATGCTGCAGCTATTGCGGCGCGGTGCATAATACTGCAATTATGGGTGCTGGTCTAGTGTCACACCACTTACCACCTTTCTCACTGCACACCACCTCACTTCCACTCACCACAATCCATCACCCCTcacccaccaccaccaccaccaccacaactaCCATTCCTGCTGTTTACCCTCAACTCCATACATTTCCATACGCTTATTCATCCATCCCTGCCACCACCATTCCCACGCTCCATCCTCAATTCTATCCATACGCTTATTCATCCATCCCTGCCTCTGCCATTCCCACGCTCCATCCTCAACTCTATCCATACACTTATGTAACAAGTAACTAG